A genomic window from Elaeis guineensis isolate ETL-2024a chromosome 3, EG11, whole genome shotgun sequence includes:
- the LOC105040549 gene encoding uncharacterized protein, producing the protein MERLGDDVLGLVMKRITDRTDRKSCSEVSKQWTRVEGLTRTYLRVLEPATMPSFLPRFPNLVTLETGKRIPDFSLEILARTCPNLRTLNLNVHLNLTVVREFEDLALDDVSDNGLRAVAAGCPRLMNVALRRRKGIGDVGVVALARNARNLSVLDLSWCDSITNEAICAIRTLSSLTVLCLQGCALVTDSGLSYLAIGSSSRTLRKLDLSECDQITDAGVCMLSEMSCLQELSLAECGPAITDVGGVAVSAVHSLTRLDFSWLINLSDVTLFAVARNCRNLVKLNVTGCELITGEGIRSFSGHGSLEILVLVSCCNISADDVEHTVLECRSLRYVGLDRALKGWMSSSVQEKLSQMCRIDWF; encoded by the coding sequence ATGGAGAGGCTGGGGGACGACGTGCTAGGGCTGGTGATGAAGAGGATCACCGATAGGACAGACCGCAAATCTTGTTCGGAGGTCTCGAAGCAGTGGACGAGGGTGGAGGGCCTCACCCGCACTTATCTTCGAGTCCTCGAACCTGCAACCATGCCTTCTTTCCTCCCAAGGTTCCCGAATCTGGTAACCCTCGAGACCGGCAAGAGAATTCCTGATTTCAGCCTTGAGATCTTGGCAAGAACGTGCCCCAACCTCCGAACCCTTAACCTGAATGTCCATCTAAACCTCACGGTGGTTCGAGAATTCGAGGACTTGGCATTGGATGATGTCAGCGATAATGGGTTGCGTGCCGTCGCTGCCGGGTGCCCGCGGCTGATGAATGTCGCGCTAAGAAGGAGAAAAGGAATCGGAGATGTTGGTGTTGTTGCCCTAGCAAGGAATGCCAGGAATTTATCAGTTCTTGATTTGTCATGGTGTGATAGCATCACCAATGAGGCGATCTGCGCGATTAGGACGCTGAGCTCGTTGACAGTCTTGTGCCTCCAAGGATGTGCCTTGGTCACAGATTCGGGCTTGTCTTATTTGGCGATTGGATCGTCCTCGAGAACTCTAAGGAAACTGGATCTCTCTGAATGCGATCAGATTACAGATGCTGGTGTCTGTATGTTGTCGGAGATGTCTTGTTTGCAGGAATTGAGTCTGGCAGAGTGTGGCCCAGCAATTACTGATGTAGGTGGTGTTGCCGTTTCTGCAGTTCATAGTCTCACGAGATTGGATTTCTCATGGCTCATTAATCTATCAGATGTGACGCTCTTTGCTGTGGCTCGCAACTGCAGGAATCTGGTGAAGTTGAATGTGACAGGTTGCGAACTGATCACTGGTGAGGGGATCCGATCATTCTCAGGCCACGGGTCATTGGAGATCCTGGTGTTAGTTTCTTGTTGTAATATCTCTGCTGATGATGTTGAGCATACGGTTCTGGAATGCCGGTCTTTGAGGTATGTGGGGTTGGACAGGGCGCTAAAGGGCTGGATGTCATCTTCAGTGCAGGAGAAGCTTAGTCAGATGTGCAGGATAGATTGGTTCTGA